From Plasmodium yoelii strain 17X genome assembly, chromosome: 7, one genomic window encodes:
- a CDS encoding PIR protein, whose product MDKTLCEQFDTLRNYLPDDSSNSTTSDINNLGNFMNYCSNGESKGKECKNDLDNINAGCLWLFEQLFVENKKNISTVQYIIIWLSYKLNQKTYNEITDLNDFYKKYIENNTHYTSCKQGDVDCSNSLNSNIGYQNYKEIIDKKKKLLDINIENMSKFYEAFKSLCNLYKKLGDDSKNCKNDLDDNNEFIKKYNELNNVSDNIKDEVYCQVLSTLLNDYNNLKEYCDDNRDDSDKIPSPTSTKTKETGVQSSESSSEVTSSSSSITNKLIPVLSIIVAIPIFLGIFYKYSLFGFRKRTPKQHLREKLKN is encoded by the exons aTGGATAAAACCCTG TGTGAACAGTTTGATACATTGAGAAACTATTTACCCGATGACTCAAGCAATTCTACAACTAgtgatattaataatttagggaattttatgaattattGCTCTAATGGAGAATCAAAGGGAAAAGAATGTAAGAATGAtcttgataatataaatgctggatgtttatggTTGTTTGAGCAATTGTTtgtggaaaataaaaaaaatatcagtACAGTTCAATACATTatcatatggttaagttataaactaaATCAAAAGACGTATAACGAAATCACGGATCTAAAtgatttttacaaaaaatatatagaaaataatacgCATTATACTAGTTGTAAACAAGGTGATGTAGATTGTAGTAATTCATTAAATAGTAATATAGgttatcaaaattataaggaaatcatagataaaaaaaagaaattgtTGGAcattaatattgaaaatatgtctaaattttatgaagcatttaaatcattatgtaactTGTATAAAAAACTTGGTGATGACAGTAAAAATTGCAAGAATGATTtggatgataataatgaatttattaaaaaatataatgaacttAATAATGTTTCTGATAATATTAAAGATGAAGTCTATTGTCAAgtattgtctacattattaaatgattataataatttaaaagagTATTGTGATGATAATAGAGATGATAGTGACAAAATTCCATCCCCTACATCGacaaaaacaaaagaaaCTGGTGTGCAAAGTTCTGAATCGAGTTCTGAAgttacatcatcaagttcgtcgataacaaacaaattaattccagttttatcgataatTGTTGCAATACCAATATTCTTgggaattttttataag tattcgttatttggatttcggaaacgaaccccaaaacaacatttaagagaaaaactaaaaaactaa
- a CDS encoding PIR protein, with protein sequence MNKEVCDRFLSVWDAFPDTLNKGEYEFKKNNFLDGYCGSYSCDNDVEKVNAGFFYLLNKFFGSSESSYSAQNDINVVDYIIIWLSYMLNLKASTRNDNLNYFYTISINSDTIYKNPITGTPGYKSYKDLIDEKKELMDISNEKMSKLYVLFKILCNMYNELDDKSPNCNKHSGKAKEFVEKYKKIKEDPNVTEGSPYYKLLSTLSKDYDNLKNKCDSFPDLLTIEKKQNFAQSSEDTPSNSSITTRLFTVLSIFGAIGFLLGISYKYSLFGFRKRFQKQKLREKIKNIKKRINH encoded by the exons atgaataaggaagtg tgtgatAGATTTCTGAGTGTATGGGATGCTTTCCCTGATACATTGAATAAAGGAGaatatgaatttaaaaaaaataattttttagatGGTTATTGTGGTAGTTATAGTTGTGATAATGATGTCGAAAAAGTTAATGCcggatttttttatttgcttaATAAATTCTTTGGGAGTTCTGAGTCATCCTATTCTGCacaaaatgatataaatgttgttgattatattattatatggttaagttatatgttaaacctaaagGCAAGTACAAGAAATGACAATCTAAACTATTTTTATACCATATCTATAAATAGTGATACTATATACAAAAATCCTATAACTGGTACTCCGGGATATAAAAgttataaggatcttatagatgaaaaaaaagaattgaTGGATATTtctaatgaaaaaatgtctaaactttatgttttatttaaaattttatgtaatatgtataatgAATTGGATGATAAAAGTCCAAATTGCAATAAACATTCGGGGAAAGCTAAAgaatttgttgaaaaatataaaaaaattaaggaaGATCCTAATGTTACTGAAGGTAGTccatattataaattattgtctACACTATCAAaggattatgataatttaaaaaacaaatgtgATAGTTTTCCAGACCTTCTAAcgatagaaaaaaaacaaaattttgCACAAAGTTCTGAAGATACACCATCAAATTCGTCGATAACAACCAGATtatttacagttttatcgatatttggtgcaataggaTTTCTTttgggaatttcttataag tattcattatttggatttcggaaacgatttcaaaaacaaaaattaagagaaaaaataaaaaatataaagaagagaataaatcattaa